One segment of Shewanella piezotolerans WP3 DNA contains the following:
- a CDS encoding PilZ domain-containing protein, with amino-acid sequence MPTENDFNALDNLTCSTEVHLQILTPTQAIRLRSKLIGVDSGRSIILAHGNDKAWAAATPFIRERQSVIMRVVNSDEQDANILAFRSSIQKVITVVGRWLIIDYPKALQTVALRQHSRIPINVTASLICRTSNAVVSQGDLRDISIKGGAFVGEQIEGFELDSQYKLQVRLDEQNETIETLVTLKNQQEAEGQAEQIQYGLILEADHEEAEVMVQKVILHHLLQNPKN; translated from the coding sequence ATGCCAACTGAAAATGATTTTAATGCGCTTGATAATTTAACCTGTAGTACTGAAGTGCATCTGCAGATCCTGACTCCAACACAAGCCATTCGCTTACGCAGTAAACTCATTGGTGTGGATTCAGGCCGATCTATCATTCTTGCTCACGGCAACGATAAAGCTTGGGCTGCTGCCACTCCATTTATTAGGGAGCGACAGAGCGTGATCATGCGAGTAGTAAACAGCGATGAACAGGATGCTAATATTCTTGCCTTTAGAAGTAGTATTCAAAAAGTCATTACCGTTGTTGGCCGTTGGCTTATCATTGATTACCCTAAGGCTTTACAAACAGTAGCGCTAAGGCAGCATTCTCGAATCCCCATCAACGTAACAGCAAGTTTAATCTGTAGAACAAGCAATGCCGTGGTTTCTCAAGGCGATCTACGTGATATATCCATAAAGGGTGGCGCCTTTGTCGGTGAGCAGATAGAAGGCTTTGAGCTTGATAGCCAGTATAAACTGCAAGTTAGGCTTGATGAACAAAATGAAACCATTGAAACCTTGGTCACTTTGAAAAACCAACAGGAAGCTGAAGGCCAAGCAGAACAGATCCAATATGGGCTGATCTTAGAGGCTGATCATGAAGAAGCTGAAGTGATGGTACAAAAAGTGATTTTGCACCACCTTCTACAAAATCCAAAAAACTAA
- a CDS encoding methyltransferase domain-containing protein: MDKLLMQLVLLRKLDSLLKPGATLVVMTKRVIDKAAFTQWHYKRDLTHICFYSIETFKWIADNYTRSTWRCRIQWEFNGL, encoded by the coding sequence ATGGACAAACTTTTAATGCAATTGGTATTATTACGAAAGCTGGATAGTTTGCTCAAACCTGGAGCAACATTAGTGGTGATGACTAAGCGGGTTATTGATAAGGCCGCTTTTACTCAATGGCACTATAAGAGAGACTTAACACATATCTGCTTTTACTCAATAGAGACATTTAAGTGGATTGCTGACAACTATACCCGTTCTACCTGGAGATGCAGGATTCAGTGGGAATTTAATGGACTTTAA
- a CDS encoding methyltransferase domain-containing protein: MDEKAIYNYHQNSASDMGYRQFLSRALVPLFSRLASQDQGLDFGCGPGPTISVIAAESDIQISNYDPYYCNDMALLQQQYDFVTTTEVIGHVAGALCYTNCIKYLSSSEPLSLFNSKRIGKEMVIPF, translated from the coding sequence ATGGATGAAAAGGCTATTTACAATTATCATCAGAACAGCGCGTCAGACATGGGTTACAGGCAATTTCTTTCTCGCGCATTAGTACCGCTATTTTCACGACTCGCTAGCCAAGATCAAGGATTAGACTTTGGCTGTGGTCCAGGGCCAACTATCAGTGTTATCGCTGCTGAATCAGATATCCAGATCAGCAATTATGACCCGTATTATTGTAATGACATGGCGTTGCTGCAACAGCAATATGATTTTGTGACTACAACCGAAGTCATTGGACACGTTGCTGGTGCTTTGTGTTATACCAATTGCATTAAGTATTTGAGCAGTTCAGAGCCCCTCAGTCTTTTCAATTCAAAACGCATTGGTAAAGAAATGGTTATTCCCTTTTAA